In Candidatus Parvarchaeota archaeon, a genomic segment contains:
- a CDS encoding sugar phosphate isomerase/epimerase produces MLVGTMNNPHKDLVGEIGRAGELSFDFFEITCEAPFAPPSILHMKRRQILQAIASYNMGVLGHLPWYLHIAFPYESVERACLAEFECAIDALCGLGAKKITIHTEFLPKFYATRKELVEATVRNLGSLKDYAARHGARLLVENYMDFSFTAQEFAGLVKKQNIGMTFDAGHEFANSKGSNKAIIGFAKKFSKCISHTHFSDNAGDRDAHLAIGDGKIDWAGTISCLKKFYNGTITLEVHKQAASGKTEADATDRALFESKKKIEQLWYGKNQVKEDYAYVYPKGHKFK; encoded by the coding sequence ATGCTTGTTGGAACAATGAATAACCCGCACAAGGATTTGGTTGGGGAGATCGGGCGGGCAGGCGAACTTTCATTTGACTTTTTTGAGATTACCTGCGAGGCTCCTTTTGCCCCCCCTTCAATATTGCACATGAAGCGAAGGCAGATTCTCCAGGCAATTGCATCCTACAACATGGGCGTGCTTGGGCATCTGCCCTGGTATTTGCACATTGCTTTTCCATATGAATCGGTAGAAAGGGCGTGCCTTGCCGAATTTGAGTGCGCAATTGACGCGCTTTGCGGCCTTGGGGCAAAAAAAATCACCATTCACACTGAGTTTTTGCCAAAGTTTTATGCAACAAGAAAGGAGCTTGTTGAAGCTACCGTGCGCAACCTTGGAAGCCTGAAGGACTATGCCGCAAGACATGGGGCCAGGCTGCTTGTTGAAAACTACATGGATTTTTCCTTTACGGCACAGGAATTTGCAGGCCTTGTAAAAAAGCAGAATATCGGCATGACATTTGACGCAGGGCACGAGTTTGCAAACTCAAAAGGAAGCAACAAGGCAATTATCGGCTTTGCAAAAAAGTTTTCAAAGTGCATAAGCCACACCCATTTTTCCGACAATGCCGGGGACAGGGATGCGCACCTTGCAATAGGGGACGGAAAAATAGACTGGGCGGGAACAATATCCTGCCTCAAGAAGTTTTACAACGGCACAATAACCCTTGAAGTGCACAAGCAGGCAGCATCCGGCAAGACTGAAGCTGATGCAACAGACAGGGCGCTATTTGAAAGCAAAAAAAAGATTGAGCAGCTGTGGTATGGAAAAAACCAGGTAAAGGAAGATTATGCGTATGTATACCCAAAAGGGCATAAGTTCAAGTAG